One stretch of Yersinia bercovieri ATCC 43970 DNA includes these proteins:
- a CDS encoding DUF3560 domain-containing protein, producing the protein MKELQIESLTRAVSNQSTANYKAIIDGFLERGIEVEEIKPRENVFTFNAWKALGRVVKKGERGIAICTVIHCKKIDPETGEEKDVSKPQKTRVFHISQTQLLSDPQSQPEAQPEAHMFKGIDFPLPENISGKFSFLTSVSYFDSYIYAELLTGHRVQIGKVLNKEHAQKLVDDLNHHYAYISDEIAAQKAARLDNLPNSYEQRLEEKRDRLESRALKSRRLSNEAYEQSHRLTEMIPFGQPILVGHHSERRHRAALDKSWNKMGQSVALSEKAEYYDRRAAAVGSAGISSDDPSAIEKLEEKLAKQKKAHSQMIAANKVIRSKSDDESKRLSLFEIGFSEASINASLKPDCMGVIGFASYQLTNSNQRIKATEKRLNELKKVRTIDVPAMQEFNGFAVTYDMDENRILIKFDAKPSAEICKLMRRYSFNFSPTRNNSWVRKITGNALASTKYLIAELQKTF; encoded by the coding sequence ATGAAAGAATTACAGATTGAATCATTAACTCGTGCAGTCAGCAACCAAAGCACAGCTAATTATAAAGCCATCATAGATGGTTTTTTAGAACGGGGAATAGAGGTTGAAGAAATAAAACCTCGTGAGAATGTATTTACATTTAACGCATGGAAAGCGTTGGGCCGTGTAGTTAAAAAAGGTGAGCGTGGAATAGCTATTTGTACTGTTATTCATTGCAAAAAAATAGACCCAGAAACAGGAGAGGAAAAAGACGTTAGCAAACCTCAAAAAACACGGGTATTCCATATTTCTCAGACTCAACTTTTATCTGATCCTCAGAGCCAGCCAGAAGCTCAGCCAGAAGCCCACATGTTTAAGGGGATAGATTTTCCTTTACCTGAAAATATCAGTGGAAAATTTTCATTTCTGACTTCAGTTTCCTATTTTGATTCATATATTTACGCGGAGTTATTAACAGGGCATCGGGTGCAGATTGGTAAAGTGCTGAATAAAGAACACGCACAAAAATTAGTCGATGATTTAAATCATCACTATGCCTATATCAGCGATGAAATTGCAGCGCAGAAAGCAGCTCGCTTAGATAATTTGCCTAACAGTTATGAACAGCGATTAGAGGAAAAGCGCGACCGCCTAGAGAGTCGGGCGCTTAAAAGTCGCCGATTGAGTAATGAAGCATATGAGCAAAGTCACCGGTTAACGGAAATGATCCCTTTTGGACAGCCTATTTTAGTAGGACATCATTCAGAACGTCGCCACCGTGCCGCGTTAGATAAGAGTTGGAATAAAATGGGGCAGTCTGTAGCCCTTAGTGAAAAAGCTGAATATTACGATCGTCGGGCGGCGGCGGTCGGTTCTGCTGGTATATCAAGTGATGATCCTAGCGCGATTGAGAAGTTAGAGGAAAAATTAGCCAAACAGAAAAAGGCACATAGCCAAATGATTGCGGCTAATAAGGTAATTCGTTCAAAATCAGATGATGAAAGTAAGCGGTTGAGTTTGTTTGAAATTGGGTTTAGCGAAGCATCTATTAATGCATCATTAAAGCCAGATTGCATGGGGGTTATAGGTTTTGCATCCTATCAACTGACAAACAGTAATCAAAGAATTAAAGCAACAGAAAAACGCTTAAATGAGCTGAAAAAAGTTAGAACAATAGATGTGCCGGCCATGCAAGAATTCAATGGTTTTGCTGTCACCTATGATATGGATGAAAACAGAATTCTAATCAAATTTGATGCTAAACCGTCTGCGGAAATCTGCAAGCTGATGAGGCGTTACTCATTTAATTTTAGCCCTACACGTAATAATTCATGGGTAAGAAAAATCACCGGCAACGCACTGGCTTCTACTAAGTATCTGATAGCCGAATTACAAAAAACCTTCTAA
- a CDS encoding DNA cytosine methyltransferase — translation MTTIINSKIGENKGNLRIWLEGGKLSRNGFQPNDSYSIITNEDSIIITKCNDGEYSVSRRMKGERADPVIEVTSVRCKSMIDFFEQDQLIRVVVTSQKIVITSHHLRNRIKQREETFLNKINASETMNVCELFYGYGVLARSAHDGFKSNGIKLKNSVIVERERKYIDASIEMNPDMFDAESIIIESAIQDVDIKNKMKVDLLFAGIPCTGASKSGRTKNKLASAEEHPDAGSMFFYFLKFLESSNPAAFVIENVCEYLNTESMAVIRSVANHLGYALHEVIIDSRDYGSIEERKRMLVIGVSVGLTNVVSYFDDEIAFYKKECIQTLNDIFEPIADDHTAWKEYSYLADKEIRDLKAGKGFKRQLLTGDNNKCGTIGRGYHKGRSTEPFIKHPTNPHLSRLLTPVEHARVKDFPEKYLNPRLSNTLTHEVLGQGVVYSAFYAAFAALAKSMIKALKGQPHLLKVA, via the coding sequence ATGACAACTATTATTAATAGTAAAATTGGCGAGAATAAGGGTAATTTAAGAATCTGGCTTGAGGGCGGTAAATTATCACGTAACGGCTTTCAACCTAATGACTCATACAGTATTATCACAAATGAAGATTCTATCATTATCACTAAGTGCAATGATGGTGAATACAGTGTTAGTCGCAGAATGAAAGGAGAAAGGGCTGATCCTGTCATTGAAGTTACAAGCGTTCGTTGTAAGTCTATGATTGATTTTTTCGAGCAAGATCAATTAATTCGTGTTGTTGTGACGTCACAAAAAATTGTTATTACAAGCCATCACTTACGTAATCGGATCAAACAGCGTGAAGAAACCTTTTTAAATAAAATTAACGCTAGCGAAACAATGAATGTATGTGAGTTATTCTATGGTTACGGTGTTCTAGCGAGATCTGCACATGATGGATTTAAATCAAATGGCATTAAGCTGAAAAATTCAGTTATCGTAGAGAGAGAAAGAAAATACATTGATGCATCAATAGAAATGAATCCTGATATGTTCGATGCAGAAAGTATTATTATTGAGTCTGCAATCCAAGATGTTGACATTAAAAATAAAATGAAAGTAGACCTCTTATTTGCTGGTATTCCATGCACAGGTGCAAGCAAATCAGGAAGAACAAAAAACAAGCTAGCTTCAGCTGAAGAACATCCCGATGCTGGCAGCATGTTTTTTTATTTTCTCAAGTTTCTAGAGTCAAGTAACCCAGCGGCTTTTGTCATTGAAAATGTATGTGAGTATCTTAATACTGAGAGTATGGCTGTAATTCGCAGTGTAGCAAACCATTTAGGGTATGCCTTGCATGAAGTTATTATAGATAGCCGTGATTACGGTTCAATTGAAGAAAGAAAGCGTATGTTAGTTATTGGTGTGTCAGTGGGGCTAACTAATGTTGTTTCTTATTTCGATGATGAGATAGCGTTTTATAAAAAAGAGTGCATTCAAACATTAAATGATATTTTTGAACCTATTGCAGATGACCATACCGCATGGAAAGAATATTCATATCTTGCGGATAAAGAAATTCGTGATCTAAAGGCTGGTAAGGGATTCAAGCGCCAGCTTTTGACCGGTGATAATAATAAGTGCGGTACTATCGGGCGCGGGTATCATAAAGGGCGCTCAACTGAGCCTTTCATTAAGCATCCTACTAATCCTCACTTATCGCGTCTGTTAACGCCTGTTGAACACGCCAGAGTAAAAGATTTCCCTGAAAAATACCTAAATCCGCGCTTATCTAATACCTTAACACATGAGGTTTTAGGGCAAGGAGTTGTATATTCTGCCTTTTATGCAGCATTTGCAGCGTTAGCTAAAAGTATGATCAAGGCCCTCAAGGGGCAGCCACACCTTCTAAAAGTCGCTTAG
- a CDS encoding type II toxin-antitoxin system RelE/ParE family toxin yields MFSANIIKVALKELSKLPTGLKAEMIEAIEELEQLGTNLKEPKVRDVGNGLKELRVSAQEGIARGFFFFTVGKQFYVVHVLHKKTQKTPKPSLELAYQRMNDIKRSLKNV; encoded by the coding sequence ATGTTTTCAGCAAACATTATAAAAGTGGCTCTTAAAGAGTTATCCAAACTTCCCACTGGCCTTAAAGCTGAAATGATTGAGGCCATAGAAGAACTGGAGCAGTTAGGTACAAACCTGAAAGAGCCAAAGGTTAGGGATGTTGGAAATGGACTTAAGGAGTTAAGAGTCAGTGCTCAGGAAGGGATAGCAAGAGGGTTTTTCTTTTTTACGGTTGGGAAACAGTTTTACGTTGTCCACGTCTTGCACAAGAAAACCCAAAAAACTCCAAAGCCGTCTCTTGAATTAGCTTATCAACGAATGAACGATATTAAACGGAGCCTGAAAAATGTCTGA
- a CDS encoding helix-turn-helix domain-containing protein, translated as MSDHDLDIIPFSEAKALLLEDSATLEAYNEIQIRKALMQQLKDARKALHLTQQDVAQKIGTQKQNISRMENGGSVPNLATLSRYAAALGGTFVFQLPANQ; from the coding sequence ATGTCTGATCATGATCTCGATATCATTCCATTTTCTGAAGCTAAAGCCCTGCTTTTAGAAGATAGTGCAACACTTGAAGCCTATAACGAAATCCAGATCCGTAAGGCTTTAATGCAACAGTTAAAAGATGCGCGGAAGGCTTTGCATCTTACTCAGCAAGATGTTGCTCAGAAAATTGGAACACAGAAGCAAAATATTAGCCGCATGGAAAATGGCGGGAGTGTGCCAAATTTGGCAACATTAAGCCGTTATGCCGCCGCCCTAGGTGGTACTTTTGTTTTCCAATTGCCTGCTAATCAATAA
- a CDS encoding type IV secretion system DNA-binding domain-containing protein: MLDRKKNDGSLVELTRGGQTLTHFLRMLHQILSRYIKIVLLAYVIGSVGIGYFLSSETDLKMGSQYAISAFRVEYLLDKNVKTQLILPSGKSVTVTHGQIVSSPTMKNHFEIIKGKIYLGAIASLFLSALVAVFLFRYLRKRGKNDAKDEHIRGAAIGNKEELISAVKEKLKTAHLPSRYSLNNVPLLPAQECTSILLAGSPGVGKSTVIRDILRQGRIHNDKAVIYDISGEFTKRFYRKGFDVILNPFDKRTHSWTLWNEGRNEIAYNRLSQAAIPPVDKGDPFWSMAPQLVFSSIMDELGNRTETPSHEHLMNIILRMSDDKLAQVVAHQDARTVFNLDVEKMAGSLRAVITAYTRNLKYLSHMTGPQFSFRDWARNEDDRRWVFLTVRDDLKVTMMSALTMWIESACSAILSLEPSDVRRILCAFDEIPTLHPIPSLLDFSGTGRKFGAVPILGFQSNSQLLEKYGEHRTKTLTDAAGVFMGFSIKGSDGASWIAKQLGNSEIEEATENFSIGAADVRDTTNVNRTTQERELLLYSQIQGLEDLHCLIRMGNGLPVTKLEYKHDNMPTIANAIEETDIFKAQTFQTEFHIEKETDAKSTVEGVIKHAKANNINDLLSWEAHKAIKEKQDAARKQATTGNSSTTDSDSENKPFNSPQNKIEEAISKAAEEVNKNASPSITIDTFKFGD, translated from the coding sequence ATGTTAGATAGAAAGAAAAATGATGGTTCTTTAGTTGAGTTGACAAGAGGGGGACAAACACTAACTCACTTCTTGAGAATGCTTCACCAAATACTTTCGAGATATATAAAAATTGTTTTATTGGCGTATGTCATCGGTAGTGTTGGTATAGGTTATTTTCTCTCATCTGAGACGGATTTGAAGATGGGATCTCAATATGCAATATCAGCATTTCGAGTTGAATATTTGCTGGATAAAAATGTGAAAACACAATTGATTCTGCCTAGTGGTAAATCAGTGACGGTTACGCACGGGCAAATTGTTAGCAGTCCAACAATGAAGAACCACTTTGAGATTATCAAGGGGAAAATTTACTTAGGTGCCATTGCATCATTATTTTTATCAGCGCTAGTTGCAGTGTTTTTGTTTCGGTACTTAAGAAAGAGAGGTAAGAATGATGCTAAAGATGAGCATATAAGAGGGGCCGCTATAGGCAATAAAGAAGAACTGATCTCAGCTGTGAAGGAGAAATTGAAAACAGCACATTTGCCAAGCCGATACTCACTTAATAATGTTCCGTTACTTCCCGCGCAGGAGTGTACAAGCATTCTTTTAGCTGGCTCACCAGGGGTAGGTAAATCAACGGTAATTAGAGACATATTACGGCAGGGACGCATCCATAATGACAAAGCCGTCATCTATGATATTTCGGGGGAGTTTACCAAACGATTTTATCGCAAAGGCTTCGACGTAATATTAAATCCATTCGACAAACGTACTCATTCTTGGACTTTGTGGAATGAGGGAAGAAATGAAATTGCTTACAACCGGTTATCCCAGGCTGCTATTCCTCCGGTTGATAAAGGTGATCCATTTTGGTCTATGGCACCTCAATTAGTGTTTTCATCCATAATGGATGAGTTAGGTAATCGCACAGAAACACCTTCCCATGAGCATCTTATGAATATTATTCTACGGATGAGCGATGACAAGCTGGCACAGGTCGTTGCTCATCAGGATGCAAGGACAGTATTCAACCTTGATGTTGAGAAAATGGCGGGTTCACTCAGAGCGGTAATAACTGCATATACTCGCAATTTGAAATACCTTTCACATATGACAGGGCCGCAATTTTCTTTTAGAGATTGGGCGCGTAATGAAGATGATAGACGCTGGGTATTCCTAACTGTCAGAGATGATTTAAAAGTCACTATGATGTCTGCTTTAACCATGTGGATAGAGTCTGCATGTTCAGCAATTCTCTCTCTCGAACCATCTGATGTGCGTCGAATTCTTTGTGCTTTTGACGAAATACCGACACTACATCCAATCCCTTCATTACTTGATTTTTCAGGCACAGGAAGAAAATTTGGTGCTGTACCAATTCTTGGGTTTCAGAGTAATAGCCAACTATTAGAGAAATATGGCGAACATAGAACTAAGACATTAACAGATGCAGCCGGTGTATTTATGGGCTTTAGCATTAAAGGTTCTGATGGTGCCAGTTGGATTGCAAAACAACTTGGTAATAGTGAAATTGAAGAGGCAACAGAGAACTTTTCAATTGGTGCAGCAGATGTTCGTGATACTACCAATGTTAATAGAACGACACAAGAACGTGAACTGCTTCTTTATAGTCAAATTCAAGGTCTGGAAGATTTGCACTGCCTAATAAGAATGGGGAATGGTTTACCGGTAACCAAACTTGAATATAAACACGACAACATGCCTACAATTGCTAATGCGATAGAGGAAACGGATATATTTAAAGCACAAACATTCCAGACTGAGTTCCATATAGAAAAAGAGACAGATGCGAAGAGCACTGTTGAAGGGGTTATTAAGCATGCGAAAGCAAATAACATCAATGATCTTTTAAGCTGGGAAGCACATAAGGCCATAAAAGAAAAACAAGATGCAGCTCGCAAACAAGCGACAACAGGCAATTCATCGACGACAGATAGTGACTCAGAAAACAAACCGTTTAACTCCCCACAAAATAAAATTGAAGAAGCAATATCAAAAGCAGCCGAAGAGGTAAATAAGAACGCCTCCCCATCAATTACCATCGATACTTTTAAATTTGGAGACTAA